A region from the Rhinoderma darwinii isolate aRhiDar2 chromosome 2, aRhiDar2.hap1, whole genome shotgun sequence genome encodes:
- the CLNS1A gene encoding methylosome subunit pICln, producing the protein MLGVLISFPPPAEGVRRLQSGTEVVFSGQRLGTGTLFIAESRLSWLNGSGLGFSLEYPSISLHAISRDTAAYPEEHLYVMVNTKLADSDAKDAKMKDEAGEDNGEAEGEEDDDDDEEPITEIRFVPENKSDLGEMFSAMCDCQALHPDPEDEDSDDDFEGEEYDVEAHEQGQGDIPTFYTYEEGLSHLTSEGQATLERLEGMLANSIANQHTMAGVRTDSSALEYEDDMDVESPPTVAGQFEDADVDH; encoded by the exons ATGCTGGGAGTGCTTATCAGTTTCCCGCCGCCCGCTGAGGGTGTGAGGCGGCTGCAGTCCGGTACTGAGGTGGTATTCAGCGGTCAGCGGTTGGGGACCGGCACCCTGTTCATCGCCGAGAG TCGGTTGTCGTGGCTCAATGGCTCCGGTCTTGGCTTTTCCTTGGAGTATCCCTCCATCAGTCTGCACGCCATCTCCAGAGACACCGCAGCGTATCCAGAGGAGCACCTCTATGTGATGGTGAACACTAAGCTGGCAG ACAGTGATGCAAAAGATGCCAAAATGAAAGATGAGGCTGGAGAAGACAATGGGGAGGCGGAGGgtgaagaggatgatgatgatgacgaggaGCCAATCACCGAAATCCGGTTTGTTCCTGAGAATAAATCTGACT TGGGGGAGATGTTCTCTGCGATGTGTGACTGTCAGGCCCTGCACCCCGATCCAGAAGATGAGGACTCCGATGATGATTTTGAAGGAGAAGAGTATGATGTGGAGGCACACG AACAAGGACAAGGCGACATCCCCACGTTCTATACGTATGAGGAAGGCTTGTCCCATCTCACCTCCGAAGGTCAGGCTACCCTGGAGAGGTTAGAAGGCATGCTGGCCAATTCCATCGCCAATCAGCACACCATGGCCGGCGTCCGCACCGACAGCTCCGCTCTGGAATACGAAG ATGACATGGATGTGGAGTCTCCACCCACCGTGGCCGGACAGTTTGAGGACGCGGACGTTGATCACTGA